A single region of the Streptomyces sp. AM 4-1-1 genome encodes:
- a CDS encoding lipase maturation factor family protein, with translation MDWFTSDGYWLSRLVFQRALAGVYLVAFLAAALQFRALIGERGMLPVPELLRRTRWQDAPGLFRLHYSDRAFAAVAWTGCLLSVLLAAGVDSRLPLWAAMVMWALPWALYLSIVQVGQVWYGFGWESLLLETGFLAVFLGNADTGPPVLVLWLLRWVLFRVEFGAGMIKIRGDDCWRRLTCLDFHHETQPMPGPLSWFFHRLPEPVHRVEVAANHVTQLVLPVLLFVPQPVAGVAAGLMIVTQMWLVLSGNFAWLNWLTVVLALSVVDWSPSSGPSPRPPAPLWYEVTVIAVTVLVLFLSRNPARNLVSRRQAMNRSFDPLRLVNSYGAFGSVSRVRLEVVVEGTDEAVVREDTVWKEYGFRGKPGEPGRLPRQFAPYHLRLDWMMWFAALSPAYARSWFGPFVERLLANDRDTLRLLRHNPFSDAPPAHIRAQVYRYRFTTWRELRATGHWWHRVQVRDFLRPTRAGRR, from the coding sequence ATGGACTGGTTCACCTCGGACGGCTACTGGCTGAGCAGGCTGGTCTTCCAGCGCGCTCTGGCCGGTGTCTATCTGGTCGCGTTCCTCGCCGCCGCACTCCAGTTCCGGGCACTGATCGGCGAGCGCGGCATGCTCCCCGTACCCGAACTGCTGCGCCGCACCCGCTGGCAGGACGCTCCCGGTCTCTTCCGGCTGCACTACTCCGACCGCGCGTTCGCCGCCGTCGCCTGGACCGGCTGTCTGCTCTCCGTCCTGCTGGCCGCCGGGGTGGACTCCCGCCTCCCGCTCTGGGCGGCGATGGTGATGTGGGCGCTGCCGTGGGCGTTGTACCTGTCGATCGTCCAGGTCGGACAGGTCTGGTACGGGTTCGGCTGGGAGTCGCTGCTCCTGGAGACCGGCTTCCTCGCCGTCTTCCTCGGCAACGCGGACACCGGTCCACCCGTACTGGTGCTGTGGCTGCTGCGCTGGGTGCTGTTCCGGGTGGAGTTCGGCGCCGGAATGATCAAGATCCGTGGTGACGACTGCTGGCGTCGGCTGACCTGTCTGGACTTCCACCACGAGACGCAGCCGATGCCGGGACCGCTGAGCTGGTTCTTCCACCGGCTGCCCGAGCCCGTCCACCGGGTGGAGGTGGCGGCCAACCACGTCACCCAGCTCGTCCTGCCGGTGCTGCTCTTCGTCCCGCAGCCGGTGGCCGGCGTGGCGGCGGGCCTGATGATCGTGACCCAGATGTGGCTGGTGCTCTCGGGGAACTTTGCCTGGCTCAACTGGCTGACCGTCGTGCTCGCCCTGTCGGTGGTCGACTGGTCGCCCTCGTCAGGACCGTCCCCCCGCCCGCCGGCGCCGCTCTGGTACGAGGTGACCGTCATCGCCGTCACCGTGCTGGTCCTGTTCCTGAGCCGGAACCCGGCGCGCAATCTCGTCTCGCGCCGCCAGGCGATGAACCGGTCCTTCGACCCGCTGCGCCTGGTCAACTCCTACGGCGCGTTCGGCAGCGTCAGCCGGGTCCGGCTCGAAGTCGTCGTCGAGGGCACGGACGAGGCGGTGGTCCGCGAGGACACCGTGTGGAAGGAGTACGGCTTCCGGGGCAAGCCGGGTGAGCCCGGCCGGCTGCCGCGTCAGTTCGCCCCGTACCACCTGCGGCTGGACTGGATGATGTGGTTCGCGGCCCTCTCCCCCGCGTACGCCCGGTCATGGTTCGGGCCGTTCGTCGAACGGCTGCTGGCGAACGACCGGGACACCCTGCGGCTGCTGCGCCACAATCCCTTCTCCGACGCCCCGCCCGCGCACATCCGCGCCCAGGTGTACCGCTACCGGTTCACGACCTGGCGCGAGCTGCGGGCCACCGGCCACTGGTGGCACCGCGTCCAGGTGCGCGACTTCCTGCGCCCCACCCGCGCCGGGCGGCGCTGA
- a CDS encoding MFS transporter gives MEIGKADSPPARPWHYRAAAYTFAVGMAGTTLPTPLYGLYQDEIGFSSLMVTVIFATYAAGVIAVLVLAGDFSDLLGRKPVLLTSLGLSLASGVCFVLESGLPLLFTGRVLSGLAAGLLTGTATVAVMELAPPDRKDRAAFAATAANMGGLGCGPLLAGVLAAYAPWPLRLPYLTHLGLLVVAIGLTLPLPETVRRREPRPPLRPRPPHVPREVRGVFVPAALAAFAGFSMFGLFTSVAPSFMHDDLGVDDPAVSGAVVFAAFAASTVGQLATRRFGAGRALPAGCFVLVAGMLLIGGSLLFSSLALLAAGAVVAGLGQGLSFRAGMAAVTGRTPQDRRGETTSAFFVVAYLGISLPVLGVGALTLAVGLRDAGLAFTACVVVIAAVIGVLLARRFRREPEPAG, from the coding sequence ATGGAGATCGGAAAAGCGGACTCGCCTCCGGCACGCCCCTGGCACTACCGGGCCGCCGCCTACACCTTCGCGGTCGGCATGGCGGGCACCACCCTTCCGACACCGCTGTACGGCCTGTACCAGGACGAGATCGGCTTCTCCTCGCTGATGGTGACGGTGATCTTCGCGACGTACGCGGCCGGGGTGATCGCGGTGCTCGTCCTGGCGGGCGACTTCTCCGATCTGCTGGGGCGCAAGCCGGTGCTGCTGACCTCGCTCGGTCTGTCCCTGGCGAGCGGGGTGTGCTTCGTCCTGGAGAGCGGTCTGCCCCTGCTGTTCACCGGACGGGTGCTGTCCGGGCTGGCCGCGGGGCTGCTCACCGGTACGGCGACCGTCGCGGTCATGGAACTGGCGCCGCCGGACCGGAAGGACCGGGCGGCGTTCGCCGCGACCGCCGCCAACATGGGCGGCCTCGGCTGCGGCCCGCTCCTCGCCGGAGTGCTGGCCGCCTACGCCCCCTGGCCGCTGCGGCTGCCGTACCTCACCCATCTGGGTCTGCTGGTGGTGGCCATCGGTCTGACGCTGCCGCTGCCCGAGACCGTCCGCCGCCGGGAGCCCCGGCCGCCGCTGCGTCCCCGGCCGCCCCACGTGCCCCGGGAGGTGCGGGGCGTGTTCGTGCCCGCCGCGCTGGCCGCGTTCGCCGGGTTCTCCATGTTCGGTCTGTTCACCTCGGTGGCCCCCAGCTTCATGCACGACGACCTCGGGGTGGACGATCCGGCGGTCTCCGGGGCGGTCGTCTTCGCCGCGTTCGCCGCGTCCACCGTGGGGCAGTTGGCGACGCGGCGGTTCGGCGCGGGACGGGCGCTGCCCGCCGGGTGCTTCGTCCTGGTGGCGGGCATGCTCCTGATCGGTGGATCGCTGCTGTTCTCCTCGCTGGCCCTGCTGGCCGCGGGGGCGGTGGTCGCGGGGCTCGGGCAGGGTCTCTCCTTCCGCGCCGGAATGGCGGCGGTGACCGGGCGGACCCCGCAGGACCGGCGCGGCGAGACCACGTCGGCGTTCTTCGTCGTCGCCTATCTGGGGATCTCGCTGCCGGTGCTCGGAGTGGGGGCGCTGACCCTCGCCGTCGGACTGCGCGACGCGGGCCTGGCGTTCACGGCCTGCGTGGTGGTGATCGCGGCCGTGATCGGTGTGCTGCTGGCGCGCCGCTTCCGGCGGGAACCCGAACCGGCCGGCTGA